A window from Cryobacterium sp. SO1 encodes these proteins:
- a CDS encoding recombinase family protein — protein MAIIAYARVSTGDQTLDAQTLALNTAGADKTFADRGVSGTKTSRPGLDAALAYLRDGDVLLVARLDRLGRSTLHVLALIQELGGRGVGFRSLNEDVDTTTPAGRLMLLMLAGLAAMEREITVERTHAGLAAARARGRIGGRPRAMTAAQIELAKIMFARGTAVTVIAAELGCGRSTAYRALETV, from the coding sequence ATGGCAATCATCGCTTACGCCCGTGTCTCTACCGGTGACCAGACTCTTGACGCACAGACGCTCGCGCTTAACACGGCCGGCGCCGACAAAACCTTTGCGGACCGCGGTGTCTCCGGTACAAAGACCTCCAGGCCGGGACTCGATGCGGCGCTCGCATACCTTCGCGATGGCGATGTCCTTCTCGTGGCAAGGCTGGACCGGCTCGGTCGCTCGACCTTGCACGTCCTGGCTCTTATCCAGGAGCTCGGCGGTCGCGGCGTCGGATTCCGATCACTAAACGAAGACGTCGACACAACGACTCCTGCTGGAAGGCTGATGCTTCTAATGCTGGCTGGCCTGGCTGCCATGGAGCGGGAGATCACAGTGGAGAGGACGCACGCCGGGCTCGCGGCTGCTCGTGCACGTGGTCGCATCGGTGGCCGTCCACGGGCCATGACCGCCGCCCAGATAGAACTGGCGAAGATCATGTTCGCCCGCGGTACAGCGGTAACGGTGATCGCCGCCGAGCTGGGATGCGGGCGCTCTACCGCCTACCGGGCTCTGGAGACGGTCTAA
- a CDS encoding TadE/TadG family type IV pilus assembly protein yields MIRIRRWALGDAERGTAVAEFVMVSALLTALTLAVLQLALALHIRNTVLDAAAEGARFAALADSGLDQGAARSRDLITTALGPAYAADVTASYADVAGQPGVRVRVVVALPMFGLLGVDRGLEVSGHAVVEGLETG; encoded by the coding sequence ATGATCCGGATCCGACGGTGGGCGCTGGGCGATGCCGAGCGTGGAACGGCTGTGGCCGAGTTCGTGATGGTGTCGGCGCTGCTCACCGCGTTGACCCTGGCGGTGCTGCAGCTCGCCCTGGCCCTGCATATCCGCAACACCGTGCTCGATGCGGCGGCCGAGGGCGCCCGGTTTGCCGCGCTGGCCGATAGCGGTCTCGACCAGGGTGCGGCTCGCAGCCGTGACCTGATCACGACAGCGCTCGGGCCGGCGTACGCCGCCGATGTCACCGCCAGCTACGCTGACGTCGCCGGGCAGCCCGGGGTGCGGGTGCGGGTGGTGGTGGCGTTGCCGATGTTCGGTCTGCTGGGCGTGGACCGTGGCCTGGAGGTGAGTGGGCATGCGGTCGTGGAGGGGCTGGAAACCGGGTAA
- a CDS encoding pilus assembly protein TadG-related protein produces the protein MRPRTADRAAPGAPGEEGSVLLLTIFYGFLALMVVLIVVAATSLYLERKKLFTLADGAALAAAESFTLDSVAIEAGELHAALTSPEIRAAATAYLAAAPRSGVEDLVLAGAETADGQSATVTLRAWWRPPVLTLFVPDGLPVEVTVVARSVFH, from the coding sequence ATGAGGCCCAGGACCGCCGACCGCGCCGCCCCCGGTGCGCCGGGGGAGGAGGGATCGGTCCTGCTGCTGACGATCTTCTATGGCTTCCTGGCGCTGATGGTGGTTCTGATCGTGGTCGCGGCCACGAGCCTCTATCTGGAGCGGAAGAAACTCTTCACCCTGGCGGATGGCGCGGCGCTCGCCGCTGCCGAATCGTTCACCCTCGACTCCGTCGCGATCGAGGCCGGCGAGCTCCATGCCGCCCTGACGAGCCCCGAGATCCGGGCGGCGGCAACGGCCTACCTTGCTGCCGCACCGCGCTCCGGCGTTGAGGACCTGGTGCTCGCCGGCGCCGAGACTGCCGACGGCCAGAGCGCCACGGTGACCCTGCGGGCCTGGTGGCGCCCGCCAGTGCTCACCCTGTTCGTGCCGGACGGCCTGCCCGTTGAGGTGACGGTGGTGGCCCGTTCGGTGTTCCACTGA
- a CDS encoding exonuclease domain-containing protein → MPVNFTAIDFETANSSAASACSVGLVKVRDGVVVDKIGWFIKPPLGHDLFQEWNIKIHGIRPDHVAAALSWSQQLPHLVAFADGDVLVAHNAGFDLGVIKTASAITGMTVPDFRYVCSLQVARKTYHLDSYRLPVAAMAAGFEDFSHHNALADSEACAAIMIHAADRHGADTIEDLARICGVNMGVIGPVATREHRAAHGPMALN, encoded by the coding sequence GTGCCCGTCAACTTCACCGCCATCGATTTCGAAACCGCCAACTCTTCGGCCGCCTCGGCCTGCTCGGTGGGGTTGGTGAAGGTGCGCGACGGCGTCGTCGTCGACAAGATCGGCTGGTTCATCAAGCCGCCGCTCGGCCACGACCTGTTCCAGGAGTGGAACATCAAGATCCACGGCATCCGCCCGGACCACGTGGCGGCGGCCCTCAGCTGGTCGCAGCAGCTGCCCCACCTGGTCGCCTTCGCCGACGGTGACGTTCTCGTGGCGCACAACGCGGGCTTCGACCTGGGCGTGATCAAGACCGCGTCAGCGATCACGGGCATGACGGTGCCCGACTTCCGCTACGTCTGCAGCCTGCAGGTGGCCCGCAAGACCTACCACCTCGACTCCTACCGGCTGCCGGTCGCGGCGATGGCCGCCGGCTTCGAGGACTTCTCGCACCATAACGCCCTCGCCGACTCCGAGGCCTGCGCGGCGATCATGATCCACGCCGCCGACCGGCACGGCGCCGACACCATCGAGGACCTGGCCCGCATCTGCGGCGTCAACATGGGCGTCATCGGCCCGGTCGCCACCCGGGAACACCGCGCCGCGCACGGCCCGATGGCGCTGAACTAG
- the rmuC gene encoding DNA recombination protein RmuC yields the protein MDLLALFLGLLLGAVLGALVSVVFLQRRQSSGPAGADPAVLEARHQVVLAESRAREAAVQSLLREELASMQATADGLRDQIADQKRQYRDIVDRQHDDQAARTERDRQESQVLQALAPVKDSLVSMQRKVAELEQQRSLQHGELTEQLRSATESEERLRSTAESLASALRANSTRGVWGETQLRSVVEAAGLIERVDFDVQSSIHSDAGAGRPDMVVHLPGGKNIALDAKVPFTAFLEASQIPATATGADGAQRAVFMKAHVKAVRDHVTALGSKAYWQGLDASPELVIAFIPSESLVSSALEADPSLMEFAFSKRVALASPVTLWSVLKTVAFSWQQDVLTHDAQVLFDLSRELYSRLATTATHIEKLGRAIERTVKDYNGFVGSMERQVLPTARKLNALDESKVLAPLVGIEESPRELVAYEFVAALETEALEAIPTRD from the coding sequence ATGGACCTCCTCGCGCTTTTCCTCGGCCTCCTTCTCGGTGCGGTGCTCGGCGCTCTCGTGAGCGTTGTGTTCCTGCAACGCCGCCAGTCGTCCGGCCCGGCGGGTGCCGACCCGGCCGTGCTCGAGGCCCGGCACCAGGTGGTGCTCGCCGAGAGCCGCGCCAGGGAGGCCGCCGTGCAGTCGCTGCTGCGAGAGGAACTCGCCTCGATGCAGGCCACCGCCGACGGCCTGCGCGACCAGATCGCCGACCAGAAGCGCCAGTACCGGGACATCGTCGACCGGCAGCACGACGACCAGGCCGCCCGCACCGAACGCGACAGGCAGGAGAGCCAGGTGCTGCAGGCCCTGGCCCCGGTGAAAGACAGCCTGGTCAGCATGCAGCGGAAGGTCGCGGAGCTCGAGCAGCAGCGCAGCCTGCAGCACGGTGAGCTCACCGAGCAGCTGCGCTCGGCCACCGAGTCAGAGGAGCGTCTGCGCAGCACCGCCGAGTCCCTCGCCTCCGCGCTCCGTGCCAACAGCACCCGCGGCGTCTGGGGCGAGACCCAGCTGCGCAGCGTGGTCGAGGCCGCAGGTCTCATCGAACGGGTCGACTTCGACGTGCAGTCCAGCATCCACTCGGATGCCGGCGCCGGCCGACCCGACATGGTGGTGCACCTGCCCGGCGGCAAGAACATCGCCTTGGACGCCAAGGTGCCGTTCACCGCGTTCCTCGAGGCCAGCCAGATTCCCGCGACGGCGACCGGTGCGGATGGCGCCCAGCGCGCCGTGTTCATGAAGGCGCACGTCAAGGCGGTGCGCGACCACGTCACCGCGCTGGGCAGCAAGGCCTACTGGCAGGGCTTGGACGCCTCCCCCGAACTCGTGATCGCGTTCATCCCCAGCGAATCGCTGGTGTCTTCTGCGCTGGAGGCCGACCCGTCGCTGATGGAGTTCGCGTTCAGCAAGCGGGTGGCGCTGGCCTCCCCCGTCACCCTGTGGTCGGTGCTGAAGACCGTGGCGTTCAGCTGGCAGCAGGATGTGCTCACCCACGACGCCCAGGTGCTCTTCGACCTCAGCCGTGAGCTGTACTCCCGGCTGGCCACCACCGCCACCCACATTGAGAAGCTCGGCCGCGCGATCGAGCGCACGGTGAAGGACTACAACGGGTTCGTCGGCTCGATGGAACGTCAGGTGCTGCCGACCGCCCGCAAGCTCAACGCCCTCGACGAGTCGAAGGTGCTGGCCCCGCTGGTGGGCATCGAGGAGTCCCCGCGCGAGCTGGTGGCCTACGAGTTCGTGGCCGCGCTGGAGACTGAAGCCCTGGAAGCGATCCCCACCCGGGACTGA
- a CDS encoding recombinase family protein, with the protein MRAAIYCRISLDSAGEGLGVERQQRDCQAEAARRGWTVTETYVDNDISASNGKRRPAFQRMIADVENGTIQAIIAYSVDRITRTPSELETIIALADKHTLALVTINGEVKLGTPEGRMMARTLGTLARYEVEQMSKRLARKFLQKAEMGEPHGYAPYGYSRVAGGAGSANRDVVRPEQGAVVREAAERILALESLRSVVTDFNERGIHGPRAPLWNSTILRQILLRPTNAGLRQYQGRVIGPSTTEPLYDEAIYERLVALLKDPARRSNNVGPGYKYLLSGLALCGLCGGAMRRQIGRTVVSKKTGATKRQPPAYNCSSCYRIRRHQEAVDASIVELVVGRLGMPDAIDLFATSDSGVAEEAQSAIDAVNAKDLVISQMFMAGEITREQLRSMTAANGAARTTSQRSLDTARPSTPLAHLAGGHVREKWDELDLSAQRDVVARLLTVVIKPAGSGTRYSEEDLVVVWND; encoded by the coding sequence ATGAGAGCTGCGATTTACTGCCGGATTTCCCTGGATTCCGCGGGAGAGGGGCTCGGTGTCGAGCGCCAGCAACGCGACTGCCAGGCTGAAGCCGCGCGTCGCGGGTGGACCGTTACCGAGACCTATGTCGACAACGACATTTCAGCCAGCAACGGCAAGCGGCGCCCTGCGTTCCAGCGGATGATCGCAGACGTCGAGAACGGCACCATCCAAGCAATCATCGCCTACTCCGTGGATCGGATCACCCGCACGCCGTCAGAGCTCGAAACGATCATTGCGCTCGCCGACAAGCACACGCTGGCGTTGGTAACAATTAATGGAGAAGTGAAGCTAGGCACGCCCGAAGGCAGGATGATGGCCCGCACGCTCGGAACTCTGGCGCGATATGAAGTAGAGCAGATGAGCAAACGGCTCGCCAGGAAGTTCTTGCAGAAAGCCGAGATGGGCGAGCCACACGGCTACGCTCCTTACGGATACTCCCGAGTCGCCGGCGGGGCCGGCTCCGCGAATCGCGACGTCGTCCGCCCCGAGCAAGGAGCCGTCGTCCGCGAAGCAGCCGAACGGATTCTCGCGCTCGAATCACTGCGATCCGTCGTCACCGACTTCAACGAGCGCGGCATCCATGGCCCCAGAGCTCCACTCTGGAATTCAACGATCCTGCGCCAGATCCTGCTCCGCCCGACGAACGCCGGCCTCCGCCAGTATCAGGGCCGCGTCATTGGCCCCTCAACGACCGAGCCGCTCTACGACGAGGCCATCTATGAGCGCCTCGTCGCTTTGCTGAAGGACCCGGCGCGACGGTCAAACAACGTAGGGCCGGGCTACAAGTACTTGCTTTCCGGCCTAGCGTTGTGCGGGTTGTGTGGCGGAGCGATGCGCCGGCAGATCGGTAGGACCGTCGTCAGCAAAAAGACGGGCGCGACGAAACGCCAGCCGCCGGCGTATAACTGCTCGAGCTGCTACAGAATCCGCCGACACCAGGAAGCGGTGGACGCCTCTATCGTTGAACTCGTCGTTGGGCGACTTGGGATGCCGGATGCGATCGATCTTTTTGCGACCAGCGACAGCGGTGTAGCCGAAGAGGCCCAATCAGCAATCGACGCTGTCAACGCCAAGGACCTCGTGATCAGCCAAATGTTCATGGCCGGAGAGATCACACGGGAGCAACTGCGGAGCATGACGGCAGCCAACGGCGCGGCCAGAACGACATCTCAGCGGTCCCTCGATACGGCACGGCCGTCAACGCCTCTCGCGCACCTTGCTGGCGGGCACGTTCGGGAGAAGTGGGATGAGCTGGACCTGAGCGCGCAGCGCGACGTGGTGGCTCGGCTACTGACAGTCGTGATCAAGCCGGCCGGAAGCGGCACCAGGTACAGCGAAGAGGATCTCGTGGTGGTCTGGAACGATTAG
- a CDS encoding phage/plasmid primase, P4 family, whose translation MSNTALTTKTAAPAATPEALGFMTANRDRALRNAETAAIRNDTDPYWVRSIDSDAFFTPAWAAGSAESYYRLASHHASYLQWRANSEYVARGRGVTTAERRDQKHAIAGYTGAALDNMLLEDNSCLVIPLYSIKHGPVEPVLYQVRPDQPRTILTYELEADGTTRKLDQAGEPIPVLGKDKKPKSRSLKFEAPAGAVRGSDVGQLPADVHPIGQRMLSVNPQAVLAWTEGVAKADAILSCALREGLEIVPVALTGVTMGFVSGDVESGYSPTPRLAPETVGLIDHQGRTELLFWDADWRTNKSVGGALVTFGQLLEKAGATVYVIDTPGVTADGKGGIDDFLQTALTAGAATPLSDLLATHLVTITSAENVARVYSDDDSGRSERLVDELLDTRSHTFDPTTGEWNSYDAENGIWTSEGRGPNVAHVTKLLTERDAQDPVRYRNSRSAAAIKNAGIIASSDPMVQLRSDECDVDPYLLNTPSGVVDLLTGELLPHGPAYAMRKVTSVGYDPEAKATVWERFILQSAGGDAEYVKFIQRFFGMSLIGKTVEEVMGMVTGGGQNGKSTMMKAISQAVGSYAGTMPAKAFTGDLTDEMLIELQGARLVLSAETGVGNSLDEMALKTMTSSDTISGRGLYKSRVTFEPSATMVLLTNHRPSIRAQDAGTWRRVRILPFNNIVSAEQKDADLAMKLAAESAGILRWLVEGALAFSRDGLGTCDVVAEATASYRTSQDFLGGFIAECLITGPEAAKMNCGRADLRRVFVAYSFEQGRSTSWTLPAIREGLQERGILPRLEADFEKTVGGYPRWYGLGLKEKSSAMVAVVAETTF comes from the coding sequence ATGTCAAACACAGCTCTCACCACCAAGACCGCGGCACCAGCGGCCACACCGGAAGCTCTCGGCTTCATGACCGCCAACCGCGATCGTGCGCTCCGCAATGCAGAAACCGCGGCTATCCGGAACGACACGGACCCGTACTGGGTTCGCAGCATCGACTCCGATGCCTTCTTCACGCCCGCGTGGGCGGCTGGCAGCGCTGAAAGCTACTACCGCCTCGCCAGCCACCACGCCTCCTACCTGCAGTGGCGCGCAAACTCCGAGTACGTCGCACGCGGCCGCGGCGTTACGACGGCAGAACGTCGCGACCAGAAGCACGCGATCGCGGGCTACACCGGCGCCGCCCTCGACAACATGCTGCTCGAAGACAACAGCTGCCTGGTCATCCCCCTCTACTCGATTAAGCACGGACCCGTCGAGCCGGTCCTCTACCAGGTTCGGCCGGACCAGCCCCGCACCATCCTCACCTACGAGCTGGAAGCCGACGGCACCACCCGGAAGCTCGACCAGGCTGGTGAACCGATCCCCGTCCTGGGCAAGGACAAGAAGCCGAAGAGCCGCAGCCTGAAGTTTGAGGCACCGGCCGGTGCGGTCCGCGGCTCGGATGTCGGACAGCTCCCCGCCGATGTTCACCCGATCGGTCAGCGGATGCTGTCCGTCAACCCGCAGGCTGTCCTAGCCTGGACCGAGGGTGTGGCCAAGGCTGACGCGATCCTCTCCTGCGCTCTCCGCGAAGGTCTCGAGATCGTCCCGGTCGCCCTGACCGGTGTGACGATGGGCTTCGTCTCTGGCGACGTCGAGTCTGGCTACTCGCCGACGCCGCGGCTGGCTCCGGAGACCGTCGGTCTCATCGACCACCAAGGCCGCACTGAGCTCCTCTTCTGGGATGCTGACTGGAGGACCAACAAGAGTGTGGGTGGTGCCCTCGTAACCTTCGGCCAGCTTCTGGAGAAGGCCGGCGCCACCGTCTACGTCATCGACACGCCCGGCGTAACCGCAGACGGTAAGGGCGGCATCGACGACTTCCTACAAACCGCGTTGACCGCAGGCGCCGCGACCCCGCTCTCCGACCTGCTCGCCACTCACTTGGTCACGATCACCAGCGCCGAGAACGTTGCCCGCGTCTACTCGGATGACGACTCCGGCCGTTCCGAGCGACTGGTCGACGAGCTGCTCGACACCCGCAGCCACACGTTCGACCCGACCACGGGTGAGTGGAACAGCTACGACGCCGAGAATGGTATCTGGACTAGCGAGGGTCGCGGCCCCAACGTCGCCCACGTCACCAAGCTGCTGACCGAGCGCGACGCCCAGGATCCGGTGCGCTACCGCAACAGCCGATCGGCTGCCGCGATCAAGAACGCCGGGATCATCGCATCGAGCGACCCGATGGTGCAGCTCCGCTCCGACGAATGCGACGTCGACCCGTACCTGTTGAACACCCCGTCCGGCGTCGTCGACCTGCTGACGGGCGAGTTGCTGCCACACGGTCCGGCCTACGCCATGCGCAAGGTGACGTCGGTCGGCTACGACCCCGAGGCAAAGGCAACAGTCTGGGAGCGGTTCATCCTGCAGAGTGCTGGCGGCGACGCTGAGTACGTCAAGTTCATCCAACGCTTCTTCGGGATGTCGCTGATCGGCAAGACGGTCGAGGAGGTCATGGGCATGGTCACCGGCGGGGGACAGAACGGCAAGAGCACGATGATGAAGGCCATCTCTCAGGCTGTCGGCTCGTACGCCGGCACGATGCCTGCCAAGGCCTTCACCGGTGATCTCACCGATGAGATGCTGATCGAGCTGCAGGGTGCGCGCCTCGTGCTCTCGGCCGAGACCGGCGTCGGTAACTCGCTGGACGAGATGGCGTTGAAGACCATGACGTCGAGCGACACGATCAGCGGCCGTGGTCTCTACAAGTCCCGGGTGACGTTCGAGCCGAGCGCGACGATGGTGCTGCTCACCAACCACCGCCCGTCCATCCGTGCACAGGATGCCGGCACCTGGCGCCGCGTCCGCATCCTCCCGTTCAACAACATCGTGTCCGCGGAGCAGAAGGACGCCGACCTGGCCATGAAGCTCGCCGCGGAGTCGGCTGGTATCCTGCGCTGGCTCGTCGAGGGAGCCCTGGCGTTCAGCCGGGACGGCCTCGGCACGTGCGACGTGGTCGCCGAAGCCACGGCCTCCTACCGCACCTCCCAGGATTTCCTGGGCGGGTTCATCGCCGAGTGCCTGATCACCGGCCCGGAGGCCGCGAAGATGAACTGCGGCCGCGCTGACCTCCGCCGCGTGTTCGTGGCCTATTCCTTCGAGCAGGGACGCAGCACCTCCTGGACCCTTCCGGCGATCCGTGAAGGCCTACAGGAGCGTGGCATCCTTCCTCGCCTGGAAGCTGATTTCGAGAAGACGGTCGGCGGCTACCCCCGCTGGTACGGGCTCGGCCTCAAGGAAAAGTCCAGCGCGATGGTCGCCGTGGTTGCGGAGACCACCTTCTAG
- a CDS encoding DMT family transporter, whose amino-acid sequence MTAKRDRLTGAGAQLVTEVTINFGSSLAGLLIPMVGSPVVVAVRQLVTAVTVLPFYRPKFVTFTWARLWPALMLGVVLAVMNLTFYESVDRLGLGVAATIEFLGPFAVALAASRRFLDFVCAAAAAAGVFLLTWSDGTLDPVGIALALTAAAAWAGYILLTRRVATQLPGLEGITIASLVSLVLLVPLAVVTVDYSKLNWGVIGLLVAVGVLSSAFPYTLDTFILRRITPRLYAIITSFGPVVAAVFGVLVLGESLLLQQQIAILVVCAAAGAAIATQREQPVSDLERTARAIP is encoded by the coding sequence GTGACAGCCAAGCGTGACCGCCTCACCGGAGCCGGAGCCCAACTGGTCACCGAGGTGACCATCAACTTCGGCTCGTCGCTGGCCGGTCTGCTCATCCCGATGGTCGGCTCGCCCGTGGTCGTCGCCGTGCGGCAACTGGTGACGGCGGTCACGGTGCTGCCGTTCTACCGGCCCAAGTTCGTCACGTTCACCTGGGCCCGACTGTGGCCCGCGCTGATGCTGGGCGTGGTGCTCGCGGTGATGAACCTCACCTTCTACGAGTCGGTCGACCGGCTCGGCCTGGGCGTGGCCGCGACCATCGAGTTCCTCGGCCCGTTCGCGGTGGCGCTGGCCGCGTCCCGCCGGTTCCTCGACTTCGTCTGCGCGGCCGCTGCCGCAGCCGGGGTGTTCCTGCTCACCTGGTCGGATGGCACGCTCGACCCGGTCGGCATCGCCCTCGCGCTCACCGCCGCGGCAGCCTGGGCCGGCTATATCCTGCTCACCCGCCGGGTGGCCACGCAGCTGCCCGGCCTGGAAGGCATCACCATCGCCAGTCTGGTCAGCCTGGTGCTGCTCGTGCCGCTGGCTGTGGTCACGGTGGACTACTCGAAGTTGAACTGGGGTGTGATCGGCCTTCTCGTGGCGGTGGGCGTGCTGTCGTCGGCGTTCCCGTACACGCTGGACACCTTCATCCTGCGCCGGATCACCCCGCGGCTCTACGCCATCATCACGAGCTTCGGCCCGGTTGTCGCGGCGGTCTTCGGGGTGCTCGTGCTCGGCGAGAGCCTGTTGCTTCAGCAGCAGATCGCCATCCTGGTGGTCTGCGCCGCCGCCGGCGCGGCGATCGCCACCCAGCGCGAACAGCCGGTCTCCGACCTGGAACGCACGGCTCGCGCCATCCCGTAG
- the phoA gene encoding alkaline phosphatase has translation MFRSSKSSIRRTRRGALLAAATGLIAGVSILAPLGAYAATDDHGGAARNDGDKTAAVRESIVDGPAKNVILLIGDGMGDSEITVARNYAEGAAGAFAGIDALPLTGQYTTYALNEDGTPNYASESASTASGWSTGTKTNNGALSVDIAGTPQSTLLELAKANGLRTGNVSTAEIQDATPGAQVAHISDRGCYGPVKTTANCAAEALENGGLGSISEQLLTLRPDVVLGGGAATFTEKAVAGDWAGQTLFEQAVDRDYQLVGDAAGLAAVTTADQSAPVLGLFTPGNFPTRWIGPEATVGGADLAPASCTANPERLDTGLSLASLTDKAIDLLSANSEQGFFLQVEGASIDKRDHAADACGQIGETIDLDEAVQSALAFAKADGNTLVVVTADHAHTSQIVGSTPPGLSVALTTEEGSPMLVSYGTAEAGESQQHTGSQVRIAGYGPGAANVLGLTDQTDLFFTSSNALALNTNLRSLSAAATLTLDQAAVAPGAAFTATMAGLAADWRATSEISTAASTDPLGVADVIDGQAVITGTAPTVPGQYTVTLTGAQTGVSVSAALTVAAAGTTPAPTVAPTAAPAGAVPGTGPTSGVAAGVAAAVGGVLASTGAQIAPLAGIAALLMAAGGVLVVVRRRRHGLH, from the coding sequence GTGTTCCGTTCGTCCAAGTCATCCATCCGCCGAACCCGGCGCGGCGCGCTCCTGGCCGCAGCGACCGGCCTCATCGCCGGTGTCAGCATCCTGGCGCCGCTCGGCGCCTACGCCGCCACCGACGACCACGGTGGGGCAGCTCGCAACGACGGCGACAAGACCGCCGCGGTTCGCGAGTCCATCGTCGACGGGCCGGCCAAGAACGTCATCCTGTTGATCGGTGACGGCATGGGCGACAGCGAGATCACGGTCGCCCGCAACTACGCCGAGGGCGCCGCGGGCGCGTTCGCCGGGATCGACGCGCTGCCGCTGACCGGCCAATACACGACCTACGCGCTCAACGAGGACGGCACCCCGAACTACGCGTCGGAATCTGCATCGACTGCCAGCGGCTGGTCCACCGGCACCAAGACGAACAACGGCGCACTCTCGGTGGACATCGCCGGCACGCCCCAGTCGACGCTGCTCGAACTGGCCAAGGCCAACGGGTTGCGCACCGGTAACGTGTCGACCGCGGAAATCCAGGACGCCACCCCAGGTGCCCAGGTTGCCCACATCTCGGACCGCGGCTGCTACGGACCGGTGAAGACCACGGCGAACTGCGCCGCCGAGGCTCTCGAGAATGGTGGACTGGGCTCGATCTCCGAGCAACTGCTCACCCTCCGCCCAGACGTGGTGCTGGGCGGCGGGGCGGCCACCTTCACTGAGAAGGCCGTCGCCGGCGACTGGGCCGGCCAGACCCTGTTCGAGCAGGCCGTCGACCGGGACTACCAGCTGGTGGGCGACGCGGCAGGTCTTGCCGCCGTCACCACGGCCGACCAGAGCGCCCCGGTGCTCGGACTCTTCACCCCCGGCAACTTCCCCACCCGCTGGATCGGCCCCGAAGCCACTGTTGGCGGTGCCGACCTCGCCCCGGCCTCCTGCACGGCGAACCCCGAACGCCTGGACACCGGTCTCTCGCTGGCCTCCCTGACCGACAAGGCCATCGATCTGCTGTCTGCTAACAGCGAGCAGGGCTTCTTCCTACAGGTTGAGGGCGCCAGCATCGACAAGCGCGACCACGCAGCGGATGCCTGCGGCCAGATCGGCGAGACCATCGACCTCGATGAGGCGGTGCAGTCTGCACTCGCATTCGCCAAGGCCGACGGCAACACCCTCGTCGTGGTGACCGCCGACCACGCCCACACCAGCCAGATCGTCGGGTCGACCCCGCCCGGCCTCAGCGTCGCGCTGACGACCGAGGAAGGCTCGCCCATGCTCGTGAGCTACGGCACCGCCGAAGCCGGCGAATCGCAGCAGCACACCGGTTCCCAGGTACGGATCGCCGGGTACGGCCCCGGTGCCGCGAACGTGCTCGGCCTGACCGACCAGACCGATCTGTTCTTCACCTCCTCCAACGCGTTGGCCCTGAACACGAACCTCAGGTCCCTCAGCGCCGCGGCGACCCTCACCCTGGACCAGGCCGCCGTCGCGCCGGGGGCGGCATTCACCGCCACGATGGCTGGGCTGGCCGCCGACTGGCGCGCCACCAGCGAGATCAGCACCGCAGCCTCGACCGACCCGCTGGGCGTCGCCGACGTCATTGATGGTCAAGCCGTGATCACCGGGACCGCGCCGACCGTCCCCGGACAGTACACGGTCACCCTCACCGGCGCCCAGACCGGTGTCTCGGTGTCGGCCGCGCTGACCGTCGCCGCGGCAGGCACCACCCCGGCCCCGACGGTTGCTCCGACGGCAGCGCCGGCCGGTGCTGTTCCGGGAACCGGCCCCACCAGCGGTGTGGCAGCGGGAGTTGCCGCGGCCGTTGGCGGCGTCCTGGCCTCCACCGGAGCGCAGATCGCTCCGCTGGCGGGTATCGCCGCGCTGCTGATGGCTGCGGGCGGAGTGCTCGTGGTTGTTCGTCGTCGCCGTCACGGTCTCCACTAG